A DNA window from Rhodothermales bacterium contains the following coding sequences:
- a CDS encoding FAD-dependent oxidoreductase, with translation MTTPGSLQRNPSAAAEREYDLIVVGGGIYGVMLAFEASARGVSVLLLERDDFGSATSFNSLKTIHGGLRHLQRLNLRQHRLFVNERRWFLQQFPDLVQPLPVLMPLYNAGLRRPGVMRMALTIDHLLSVDRNRGLPAHRSIPRGTIISASEVKRLYPDVETRGLGAGALWFDACMPDSHRLIIEVLRATCRADSVVLNYVSASDLMTAGGRVVGVYAVDHVDGTELGFKAPLVVNAAGPWSRDVGRAFDRDHPELFRFSVAWNVLLDREALSDHALAVAPSHAGGQVYFLHPWKGRLLIGTGHASRDALSQEPDPSEAELRTFLDDINDSVPGIALTTDDILHVFSGFLPVKRERTTELTSDSSIVDHGKAGGPTGLFSVAGNRFTASRNTAHRLVSRLFPGLADHGAAGIPRDETIGKRTAETGYAYEWWPEQLDASTREMLKRTIAEEAVMHLDDLILRRTSIGDNPARALALAAELSTLFEWDQPRRRQELQRINTHFSWMSTDCYSE, from the coding sequence ATGACGACTCCAGGGAGCCTACAGCGCAATCCTTCGGCCGCGGCCGAACGTGAATACGATCTCATTGTCGTTGGCGGTGGTATCTACGGCGTGATGCTGGCCTTCGAGGCGTCGGCCCGCGGTGTCTCCGTCTTGTTACTGGAGAGAGATGACTTCGGCAGCGCCACCAGCTTCAACAGTCTCAAGACCATCCATGGCGGACTTCGACATCTCCAGCGGCTGAACCTCCGACAACATCGGCTTTTCGTAAACGAGCGGAGGTGGTTTTTACAGCAGTTCCCCGACCTCGTACAACCCCTGCCCGTGCTGATGCCGCTATACAACGCCGGGCTGCGTCGGCCGGGCGTGATGCGAATGGCCTTGACCATCGATCACCTCCTTTCCGTCGATCGAAACAGGGGCCTTCCCGCCCACAGATCCATACCGCGGGGAACTATCATCTCGGCGTCGGAAGTGAAACGCCTCTATCCGGATGTCGAAACCAGAGGCCTCGGCGCCGGGGCACTTTGGTTCGATGCATGCATGCCCGATTCGCATCGGCTGATCATCGAGGTCCTTCGTGCAACCTGTCGGGCAGACTCCGTAGTCCTGAACTATGTGTCCGCATCCGATCTGATGACCGCCGGTGGGCGAGTAGTGGGCGTGTACGCCGTCGATCATGTTGACGGAACAGAGCTTGGATTCAAGGCGCCTCTCGTGGTGAATGCGGCAGGCCCGTGGAGCCGGGACGTGGGGCGGGCATTCGACCGCGACCATCCCGAGCTCTTTCGGTTTTCGGTCGCGTGGAATGTTCTCCTCGATCGGGAAGCTCTCTCCGATCATGCGCTGGCAGTAGCACCTTCTCATGCCGGCGGACAGGTCTATTTCCTTCACCCGTGGAAGGGTCGTCTGTTGATCGGTACGGGTCATGCAAGTCGGGACGCTTTATCCCAAGAACCGGATCCCTCGGAGGCAGAGCTACGCACCTTCCTTGACGACATCAACGATTCCGTACCGGGAATCGCGCTAACAACGGACGACATACTGCACGTCTTTTCCGGATTCCTGCCGGTCAAACGCGAGCGGACGACAGAGCTGACTTCCGATTCCTCCATTGTAGATCACGGCAAGGCGGGAGGCCCGACAGGCTTATTCAGCGTTGCGGGAAACAGGTTTACGGCATCGAGAAACACCGCACACCGCCTGGTGTCGCGGCTCTTTCCGGGCTTGGCCGACCACGGCGCAGCCGGAATTCCGAGGGATGAGACCATCGGCAAGCGGACTGCGGAGACCGGGTACGCGTACGAATGGTGGCCGGAACAGCTGGACGCGTCAACGCGGGAGATGCTCAAGCGCACCATCGCCGAGGAGGCCGTCATGCATCTGGACGATCTGATCCTCCGCCGGACGTCGATCGGAGATAACCCGGCCCGCGCCCTGGCGCTGGCCGCCGAACTATCGACCCTCTTCGAATGGGATCAACCCCGTCGGCGGCAGGAGCTGCAGAGAATCAACACCCACTTTAGCTGGATGTCGACCGACTGCTACTCTGAGTAA
- the asnB gene encoding asparagine synthase (glutamine-hydrolyzing), protein MCGIAGIARFSGRPTPTIETLASMVETLHHRGPDDDGLEIVNGVALGMRRLSVIDIEGGAQPVFNEDRSIRAVFNGEIYNYRDLRSELSRLGHGFRSESDSEVIVHAYEEYGLDFAGRLNGMFAIALHDVRAGRVVLVRDPVGIKPLYYCCSPDDIVFGSEVKALLASGLVHSVLNIDALADFLAWEYVPAPQTLLRSVRKLEPGTMIDIDLRAPDPRPVQYWNAPTYPGETQRPEREWEDMVTEQIRRSTTQQMVSDVPLGAFLSGGVDSSLIVSAMGDARTFSIGFEDPSYNELDWAQRVARHLGVSHVQETIGPDVAHLFHDLMHFLDDPIGDFSIFPTFLVSRLARRHVTVALSGDGADELFGGYETYSAARIARLYDAIPRVVRQRLLEPTIGAVRPRSRKKGLINKVKRFVEGAGHSTALSHARWRLFAAEATLQQLFTPDALADRNTETGDHIVRLLDEAKHLTPVNRSLYVDFKSYLSDNILTKVDRMSMAVSLESRVPFLDINMVDLAFQIPDDLKVRSTSTKILLKRVASRQIPPECANRPKEGFSIPIKSWLGTGFRPLMEEYLDERRLATQGIFRTDTVSRLKSEHLQGTANHSHLLWSMIVFQAWSERWYDGKTQTGAA, encoded by the coding sequence ATGTGTGGCATAGCAGGCATCGCCAGGTTTTCGGGTAGACCAACGCCCACCATTGAAACGTTAGCGTCGATGGTAGAGACGCTGCATCATCGTGGTCCCGACGATGATGGTCTCGAAATCGTCAACGGCGTTGCTCTGGGAATGAGGCGCCTGTCCGTCATTGATATTGAGGGGGGTGCGCAGCCCGTCTTCAACGAAGACCGATCGATTCGCGCCGTGTTCAACGGCGAAATCTACAATTACCGTGATCTGAGGAGCGAACTCTCGCGACTAGGTCACGGTTTTCGGTCCGAGTCCGACTCCGAGGTGATCGTCCATGCCTATGAGGAGTACGGGCTAGATTTCGCGGGGCGTCTCAACGGGATGTTTGCGATCGCGCTTCACGACGTTCGGGCGGGTCGAGTGGTGCTTGTCCGAGATCCGGTGGGGATCAAGCCGCTCTACTACTGTTGCAGCCCGGATGACATCGTATTCGGATCCGAAGTCAAGGCTTTGCTGGCCAGCGGCCTCGTTCACAGCGTACTGAATATCGACGCGCTGGCTGACTTTCTTGCCTGGGAATACGTCCCCGCACCGCAGACACTTCTCCGTTCGGTCCGGAAGCTCGAGCCGGGCACCATGATCGACATAGACCTCCGTGCGCCGGATCCCAGACCTGTGCAGTACTGGAATGCTCCCACGTACCCGGGTGAGACGCAGCGACCGGAGCGCGAGTGGGAAGACATGGTGACCGAACAGATTCGACGCTCCACCACACAGCAGATGGTCAGTGACGTTCCGCTGGGAGCATTCCTGTCGGGCGGCGTCGATTCTTCACTGATTGTGTCGGCCATGGGTGATGCGCGGACGTTCAGTATCGGATTCGAGGACCCGTCCTACAACGAGCTCGACTGGGCACAGAGGGTCGCGCGCCACCTGGGCGTATCGCACGTGCAGGAGACTATCGGGCCCGACGTCGCCCACCTGTTCCACGACCTGATGCATTTCCTGGACGACCCCATCGGTGACTTCTCCATATTTCCCACCTTCCTCGTCTCAAGACTGGCCCGGCGCCACGTTACGGTAGCCTTGAGCGGAGACGGTGCCGATGAGCTCTTCGGTGGATACGAGACGTATTCGGCCGCGCGCATCGCGCGGCTGTACGATGCCATACCACGAGTGGTCCGCCAGCGACTACTTGAGCCTACAATCGGCGCCGTTCGGCCACGTTCAAGAAAGAAAGGCCTGATCAACAAGGTGAAGCGCTTCGTTGAGGGTGCCGGTCATTCGACCGCGCTTTCACACGCACGCTGGCGGCTCTTCGCCGCCGAGGCAACACTGCAGCAACTGTTCACACCCGACGCCCTGGCAGATCGAAATACAGAGACGGGCGACCATATCGTTCGACTGCTGGACGAGGCGAAACACCTTACGCCTGTGAACCGCTCTCTGTATGTTGACTTCAAGAGCTACCTCAGCGACAACATCCTGACGAAAGTTGACCGCATGTCGATGGCCGTTTCGCTCGAGTCACGGGTGCCGTTTCTGGATATCAACATGGTTGATCTCGCCTTTCAGATTCCGGACGACCTGAAAGTCCGGAGCACGTCGACCAAGATCCTGCTCAAGCGAGTAGCCTCCAGGCAGATTCCACCAGAGTGTGCAAACCGTCCGAAGGAAGGGTTCAGCATTCCGATCAAGTCGTGGCTAGGAACGGGTTTTCGTCCGTTGATGGAAGAGTATCTGGATGAGAGAAGACTGGCGACACAGGGGATATTTCGCACCGACACGGTGTCAAGGTTAAAGTCGGAGCACCTGCAGGGGACGGCCAATCATAGCCACTTGCTATGGAGTATGATCGTTTTTCAGGCCTGGAGCGAGAGATGGTACGACGGCAAGACACAGACCGGCGCGGCGTGA
- a CDS encoding glycosyltransferase family 4 protein has product MKVLVISPQPVFQPRGTPLSVYYRTLVTAELDADIDLLTYGEGADIDIRRVRIVRIPRFRVLGNVKVGPSMLKLFLDVWLFFKTVGLLLTRKYDFVHAHEEAVFFCVLLKPLFRFRYVYDMHSSLPQQLKSFEFTRSKLIIWIFEALEKKALRSADAVITICQDLYDYAEPILQGRCPHVMIENSLLDPVQLITPRDESKEERVAIPLPGDHRLVVYAGTLEPYQGIELLLEAFAALATRLDDVSLVIAGGKPAQIDHYRAMAQDLDINARCHFTGSISRAAAMHLNGQASVLVSPRTVGGNTPLKVYEQLASGIPLVATDIHSHTQALNEDVAFLVRPDADSFSDGLLRALTSQDQARKKVKNALALYAEKYSRETYVGKMKIILEAVDGCVA; this is encoded by the coding sequence ATGAAGGTGCTCGTCATATCTCCACAGCCGGTCTTCCAGCCTCGTGGGACACCGCTCAGCGTTTACTATCGCACGCTCGTAACGGCCGAACTAGACGCCGACATTGATCTTCTGACGTACGGAGAGGGGGCGGACATCGACATACGCCGGGTGAGAATCGTTCGCATTCCACGCTTCCGTGTTCTCGGAAACGTGAAGGTCGGACCTTCGATGCTCAAGCTCTTTCTCGACGTCTGGCTGTTCTTCAAGACAGTCGGGCTACTTCTCACGCGGAAATACGACTTCGTTCATGCCCACGAGGAAGCGGTGTTCTTCTGCGTCTTGCTCAAGCCGCTATTTCGATTTCGATATGTCTACGACATGCATTCGTCGCTTCCACAACAGTTGAAGAGCTTCGAGTTCACCCGATCGAAATTGATCATCTGGATATTCGAGGCTCTTGAAAAGAAGGCTTTGCGTTCGGCGGACGCGGTTATCACGATATGTCAGGATCTGTACGACTACGCAGAACCTATCCTGCAGGGCAGGTGCCCGCATGTCATGATCGAGAACTCCCTGCTGGATCCTGTCCAACTGATCACTCCACGGGATGAATCAAAAGAAGAGCGCGTCGCGATACCGCTCCCTGGCGACCATCGCCTGGTCGTCTACGCCGGGACGCTTGAACCGTATCAGGGAATTGAGCTTCTTCTGGAAGCGTTTGCCGCGCTGGCAACAAGATTAGACGATGTGTCGCTGGTGATTGCTGGAGGAAAACCGGCACAGATCGACCACTACAGGGCCATGGCACAAGACCTCGACATCAACGCGCGATGCCACTTTACGGGTTCGATATCAAGAGCTGCCGCGATGCATCTCAATGGACAGGCCAGCGTCCTCGTATCACCCAGGACCGTGGGTGGCAACACGCCACTCAAAGTCTATGAGCAACTCGCGTCGGGGATTCCTCTCGTTGCAACCGACATTCACTCCCACACGCAGGCGCTGAACGAGGACGTGGCATTTCTCGTCAGGCCCGACGCCGACTCGTTCAGTGACGGACTCCTGCGTGCGTTGACGAGTCAAGACCAGGCTCGAAAGAAGGTGAAGAACGCTCTCGCGTTGTACGCCGAGAAGTATTCGCGCGAGACTTACGTCGGGAAGATGAAAATCATACTTGAAGCAGTCGACGGATGTGTGGCATAG
- a CDS encoding NAD(P)-dependent oxidoreductase, translating to MSSKRILVTGAGGFIGLELCEHLAAAGHQVTGVDVRYPTGGSSSAFERHTMDYRDIGTTESLMRGQHVVVHLASAHLDVKLSDEVYWDVNVRGLSDLMSIAVAESVERYVHVSSVSVYGNLEFWPADEESPCHPQSIYGETKLAGEAEVRAFCDRTGLPAVILRPTWVYGATCPRTQKLYRALRKGTFPMIGGGANVRHPIYITDLLQALDLAMGQPVAGNETYIIGGDQVVATTDLIDTMCSVFGLRKPWIRVPHLAGQVAARVIESGSAIIGVDPPVSRRTLEFFNTNNGFDISKARSELGFAPRYTLEEGLSDCRAAIVAMKNHNQENEH from the coding sequence ATGAGCAGCAAGAGGATCCTCGTCACCGGCGCAGGTGGCTTCATTGGACTTGAGCTTTGTGAACACCTGGCCGCCGCCGGACACCAGGTCACGGGCGTCGATGTTCGGTACCCGACTGGAGGCTCGTCTTCCGCATTCGAAAGACATACGATGGACTACCGGGACATCGGCACGACTGAATCGCTGATGCGCGGTCAACATGTCGTCGTCCATCTTGCCAGTGCTCACCTTGACGTAAAACTGAGTGACGAAGTGTACTGGGATGTGAATGTCCGCGGACTCAGCGATCTCATGAGTATTGCCGTCGCCGAAAGTGTCGAGCGCTATGTTCACGTCAGCTCGGTTTCCGTATACGGTAACCTGGAGTTTTGGCCGGCAGACGAAGAGTCTCCGTGCCACCCGCAATCAATCTACGGAGAGACCAAGCTGGCGGGTGAGGCGGAGGTTAGAGCTTTTTGCGACCGAACCGGACTGCCTGCCGTGATCCTGAGACCGACATGGGTCTATGGAGCAACGTGTCCGCGTACACAAAAGCTTTACCGCGCGCTTCGCAAGGGTACCTTTCCTATGATTGGCGGTGGAGCGAACGTTCGTCATCCCATATACATTACGGATCTGTTGCAGGCCCTCGACCTCGCTATGGGTCAACCCGTTGCGGGCAACGAGACGTACATTATTGGCGGTGACCAGGTCGTGGCTACAACGGACCTTATAGACACGATGTGCAGTGTGTTTGGACTTCGGAAACCGTGGATTCGGGTACCGCACCTTGCCGGGCAGGTGGCGGCACGAGTCATCGAATCGGGCTCCGCCATAATCGGTGTCGACCCGCCGGTCTCACGACGCACTCTCGAGTTCTTCAACACCAACAATGGATTCGATATTTCAAAGGCGCGGAGCGAGCTCGGGTTTGCGCCCAGATACACACTGGAAGAAGGCCTGTCGGACTGTCGGGCGGCGATCGTCGCGATGAAGAATCATAATCAGGAGAACGAACACTAA
- a CDS encoding methyltransferase domain-containing protein, giving the protein MSGITAPTDADVRVRESIYEYWNEHTLGLQYVTDNSIEIGSREFFVHIQQWMNPYKFPWIMDRIDREAELLQGKHLLEIGCGMGFDSLEFLKRGVRVTSTDLTPNAVKMTLRHFEMEGVKAEEVRVESVLDLSFEDNTFDAVWANGVVHATGDTQLAINEIRRVLKPGGRAIISHFYRKPSWMYSLKQIRGVNIEFEEEDPPVNDFLTQQECEDFFSGFDIV; this is encoded by the coding sequence ATGTCAGGAATCACAGCTCCTACGGATGCGGACGTCAGAGTCCGCGAATCCATTTACGAATATTGGAATGAGCACACACTCGGTCTCCAGTACGTTACCGATAACAGCATTGAGATCGGAAGCCGGGAGTTCTTCGTCCACATCCAGCAGTGGATGAACCCGTACAAGTTTCCATGGATCATGGATCGCATAGATCGAGAGGCGGAACTTCTTCAGGGAAAACATCTTCTCGAGATAGGCTGTGGTATGGGCTTTGACAGCCTGGAATTCCTCAAGCGCGGTGTGCGTGTCACGTCGACGGATCTGACACCCAATGCGGTCAAGATGACGCTTCGCCACTTTGAAATGGAGGGCGTCAAGGCCGAGGAGGTCCGTGTCGAGAGCGTCCTCGATCTCAGTTTTGAGGATAACACGTTCGACGCCGTCTGGGCAAATGGCGTCGTCCACGCGACTGGAGATACGCAGCTTGCGATCAATGAGATACGCCGGGTATTGAAACCGGGCGGGCGCGCGATCATATCGCACTTCTACCGAAAGCCTTCCTGGATGTACTCCCTCAAGCAGATCCGCGGAGTAAACATCGAGTTTGAGGAGGAAGACCCGCCGGTCAATGATTTCCTGACACAGCAGGAATGCGAAGACTTCTTCAGCGGTTTCGACATCGTCG
- a CDS encoding methyltransferase domain-containing protein, translating to MTETSHWQLQMFQKTLKKKLRLKHLRHILGTLREDAKCLLVTCGDNNGAINYYLRELGGEWSFADLEPDGIGEMSDLLGVDVLLARQDQIPYPDGSFDWVVAIDAHEHVSRPDLFTAELYRIMKDNGRIVITVPGGDPTRTVNRIKNWIGMTKDKYGHVRDGFSTLELNTLMQSSGLEPGRDVTFSRFFTEMIELAINFVYVKVLSPGGPEPVRTGTIAPQTLDQIQSIRKTYRMYAAVYPLFWLVSQLDRLLFFSPGYVVMVQGRKDEVPA from the coding sequence ATGACTGAAACATCACACTGGCAGCTGCAGATGTTTCAGAAGACGCTCAAGAAGAAGCTTCGCCTGAAACACCTTCGGCATATTCTTGGGACGCTGCGAGAAGACGCGAAGTGCCTTCTGGTCACATGCGGGGACAACAATGGGGCGATCAACTACTACCTGAGAGAGTTGGGGGGCGAATGGTCATTTGCGGACCTTGAACCGGATGGTATCGGCGAGATGAGCGATCTGCTCGGGGTCGACGTTCTGCTTGCCAGACAGGACCAGATCCCTTATCCAGACGGGAGCTTTGACTGGGTCGTGGCAATTGATGCACATGAACACGTATCGCGACCCGACCTGTTCACGGCGGAACTCTACCGCATCATGAAGGACAATGGCCGTATTGTGATCACTGTACCCGGGGGAGATCCGACCCGGACCGTGAATCGAATCAAGAACTGGATCGGGATGACTAAGGATAAGTATGGTCACGTCAGAGACGGCTTCAGCACGCTTGAGCTGAACACTCTTATGCAATCCTCGGGATTGGAGCCTGGCCGGGACGTTACCTTTTCTCGCTTCTTTACGGAAATGATCGAGCTCGCGATCAATTTTGTTTACGTTAAAGTGCTTTCCCCTGGAGGGCCCGAGCCCGTCAGGACCGGAACCATCGCACCTCAGACGCTGGACCAGATTCAGTCCATCCGGAAGACCTACAGGATGTATGCCGCAGTATATCCTCTGTTCTGGCTCGTATCCCAATTGGATCGACTGCTGTTCTTCTCTCCGGGATACGTCGTCATGGTGCAGGGCCGCAAGGATGAGGTCCCTGCATGA